Proteins co-encoded in one Arachis stenosperma cultivar V10309 chromosome 7, arast.V10309.gnm1.PFL2, whole genome shotgun sequence genomic window:
- the LOC130941000 gene encoding ruBisCO large subunit-binding protein subunit beta, chloroplastic, which yields MASSTFSAVSSTGSLVAPPHKFSSSAAISSLPFAAGKARRSGVAIGRRNRCPKVSAMAKELHFNKDGSAIKKLQSGVNKLADLVGVTLGPKGRNVVLESKYGSPKIVNDGVTVAKEVELEDPVENIGAKLVRQAASKTNDLAGDGTTTSVVLAQGLITEGVKVVAAGANPVLITRGIEKTTKALVSELKKMSKEVEDGELADVAAVSAGNNYEVGNMIAEAMSKVGRKGVVTLEEGKSADNNLYVVEGMQFDRGYISPYFVTDSEKMAVEYENCKLLLVDKKITNARDLINILEDAIRSGFPILIIAEDIEQEPLATLVVNKLRGSLKIAALKAPGFGERKSQYLDDIAILTGGTVIREEVGLTLDKAGKEVLGQASKVVLTKDTTTIVGDGSTQEAVTKRVAQIKNQIEAAEQEYEKEKLNERIAKLSGGVAVIQVGAQTETELKEKKLRVEDALNATKAAVEEGIVVGGGCTLLRLASKVDAIKDSLDNDEEKVGADIVKRALSYPLKLIAKNAGVNGSVVSEKVLSSDNHRYGYNAATGKYEDLMAAGIIDPTKVVRCCLEHAASVAKTFLMSDCVVVEIKEPEPVPAGNPMDNSGYGM from the exons ATGGCGTCGTCAACATTCTCAGCAGTCTCCTCTACCGGCTCACTTGTCGCACCGCCGCACAAATTCTCTTCCTCTGCCGCCATTTCTTCCCTTCCCTTTGCCGCCGGCAAAGCGCGACGGAGCGGCGTTGCTATCGGTAGGAGGAATCGGTGTCCCAAGGTCTCTGCTATGGCCAAGGAGTTGCATTTCAACAAGGATGGCTCAGCTATCAAGAAGCTCCAG AGTGGTGTGAACAAGCTGGCGGATTTGGTGGGGGTTACGCTTGGTCCTAAAGGAAGGAATGTTGTTTTGGAAAGCAAGTATGGCTCGCCTAAGATTGTCAATGATGGTGTTACTGTTGCCAAAGAG GTTGAGTTGGAGGACCCAGTTGAGAATATTGGAGCCAAATTGGTGAGACAGGCAGCTTCCAAGACAAACGACTTAGCTGGTGATGGAACAACCACATCTGTTGTTCTTGCTCAGGGTCTCATTACTGAAGGAGTCAAG GTTGTTGCAGCTGGTGCAAACCCTGTGCTCATCACCCGTGGCATTGAGAAGACAACAAAAGCACTTGTATCTGAACTTAAAAAGATGTCAAAGGAG GTTGAAGATGGTGAGTTGGCAGATGTTGCTGCTGTCAGTGCAGGAAACAACTATGAAGTCGGGAATATGATAGCTGAAGCAATGAGCAAGGTTGGCAGAAAGGGTGTTGTGACACTTGAGGAGGGAAAGAGTGCAGATAACAACCTCTATGTTGTTGAGGGGATGCAATTTGATCGTGGCTACATCTCACCATACTTTGTTACTGATAGTGAGAAAATGGCTGTTGAATATGAGAATTGCAAG TTGCTGTTGGTTGATAAGAAGATAACCAATGCAAGGGATCTAATTAACATTCTAGAGGATGCAATTAGAAGTGGATTTCCTATTTTGATTATTGCAGAGGATATTGAACAAGAACCTCTAGCAACTCTTGTGGTGAACAAACTTAGAGGATCACTGAAGATTGCGGCACTGAAGGCCCCAGGATTCGGAGAACGCAAGAGCCAGTACCTTGATGATATTGCCATCTTGACTGGAG GTACTGTAATCAGGGAGGAAGTTGGCCTTACTCTAGACAAAGCGGGGAAAGAGGTTTTGGGGCAGGCCTCCAAGGTGGTACTCACCAAGGACACAACCACAATTGTTGGTGATGGAAGTACCCAGGAAGCAGTGACCAAGAGAGTTGCACAAATTAAGAACCAAATTGAG GCTGCAGAGCAAGAGTATGAAAAGGAGAAGCTTAATGAAAGAATAGCGAAATTGTCTGGTGGTGTTGCTGTTATACAG GTTGGAGCACAAACTGAGACAGAGCTCAAAGAAAAGAAGTTGAGAGTAGAAGATGCTCTTAATGCTACAAAG GCAGCTGTTGAGGAAGGTATTGTAGTTGGTGGTGGATGCACTCTATTGAGACTTGCTTCAAAAGTGGATGCTATCAAAGATAGCCTTGACAATGATGAAGAGAAA GTTGGAGCAGATATTGTGAAAAGAGCTCTTAGTTACCCTCTGAAATTAATTGCCAAGAATGCTGGTGTAAATGGCAGTGTTGTCAGTGAGAAG GTTCTTTCCAGCGACAATCATAGATATGGATATAATGCTGCCACTGGGAAATATGAAGATTTAATGGCTGCTGGAATCATTGATCCAACAAAG GTGGTGAGATGTTGCCTAGAGCATGCAGCCTCTGTTGCTAAAACTTTCCTGATGTCAGACTGTGTGGTTGTTGAGATCAAGGAACCCGAGCCTGTACCTGCCGGTAATCCCATGGACAATTCAG GATATGGTATGTAG